A stretch of the Gossypium hirsutum isolate 1008001.06 chromosome D07, Gossypium_hirsutum_v2.1, whole genome shotgun sequence genome encodes the following:
- the LOC107954999 gene encoding glucose-1-phosphate adenylyltransferase small subunit 2, chloroplastic, which produces MAATAALRLITTTKSSSSSNAASISPSSGIFLAPRTLSFSASALSGDKLVSKTVTSSRQMKRTPFIISPKAVSDSQNSQTCLDPDASRSVLGIILGGGAGARLYPLTKKRAKPAVPLGANYRLIDIPVSNCLNSNVSKIYVLTQFNSASLNRHLSRAYASNMGGYKNEGFVEVLAAQQSPENPNWFQGTADAVRQYLWLFEEHNVLEFLVLAGDHLYRMDYEKFIQAHRETDADITVAALPMDEKRATAFGLMKIDEEGRIIEFAEKPKGDQLKAMKVDTTILGLDDERAKKMPYIASMGIYVVSKNVMLDLLREKFPGANDFGSEVIPGATSIGMRVQAYLYDGYWEDIGTIEAFYNANLGITKKPVPDFSFYDRSSPIYTQPRYLPPSKMLDADVTDSVIGEGCVIKNCKIHHSVVGLRSCISEGAIIEDTLLMGADYYETDADRRFLAAKGSVPIGIGKNSHIKRAIIDKNARIGDNVKIINSDNVQETARETDGYFIKSGIVTVIKDALIPSGTVI; this is translated from the exons ATGGCTGCTACAGCTGCTTTGAGATTGATTACTACTACTAAGTCCTCTTCCTCATCCAATGCTGCTTCAATTTCTCCCTCTAGCGGTATATTCTTGGCTCCTCGAACCTTGTCATTCTCGGCTTCTGCTCTATCAGGTGATAAGCTTGTTTCCAAAACTGTTACTTCTTCCCGGCAAATGAAACGAACTCCTTTCATCATTTCACCGAAAGCAGTTTCCGATTCTCAAAACTCTCAAACATGTTTGGACCCCGACGCTAGTAGA AGTGTTTTGGGGATTATTTTGGGAGGTGGAGCAGGGGCAAGGCTTTACCCACTAACAAAGAAGAGAGCTAAGCCGGCTGTTCCATTAGGAGCAAATTATAGGCTAATTGATATTCCGGTTAGCAATTGCTTGAACAGTAATGTATCAAAAATCTACGTTCTCACTCAGTTCAATTCTGCTTCTCTCAATCGTCACCTTTCCCGTGCATATGCTAGTAACATGGGTGGTTACAAGAACGAAGGGTTCGTCGAAGTTCTTGCTGCTCAGCAGAGTCCTGAGAACCCAAATTGGTTCCAG GGGACAGCAGATGCGGTGAGGCAGTATTTATGGTTGTTTGAGGAGCATAATGTTTTGGAATTCTTGGTTCTTGCTGGGGACCATTTGTATAGAATGGACTATGAAAAGTTTATCCAGGCGCATAGAGAGACTGATGCTGATATCACTGTAGCTGCATTGCCCATGGATGAAAAACGGGCTACTGCTTTCGGTCTGATGAAGATTGATGAAGAAGGGCGTATAATTGAATTTGCTGAGAAACCGAAAGGGGACCAACTTAAAGCTATGAAG GTTGATACAACAATTTTAGGTCTTGATGATGAGAGGGCAAAAAAGATGCCTTACATTGCTAGTATGGGCATATATGTTGTTAGTAAGAATGTGATGTTGGATCTTCTTAGAGAAAAGTTTCCGGGTGCCAATGATTTTGGAAGTGAAGTCATTCCCGGTGCTACTTCCATTGGGATGAGG GTGCAAGCTTACCTGTATGATGGCTACTGGGAGGACATTGGTACCATTGAGGCATTTTATAATGCAAATCTGGGAATTACCAAAAAGCCAGTGCCAGATTTCAG CTTCTATGACCGATCGTCTCCAATCTACACCCAGCCTCGATATTTGCCTCCATCCAAAATGCTTGATGCTGATGTTACAGATAGTGTTATTGGTGAGGGTTGTGTGATTAAG AACTGTAAAATTCACCATTCTGTTGTTGGTCTTCGATCTTGCATTTCTGAGGGCGCAATCATAGAAGATACCTTACTGATGGGAGCAGATTATTATGAG ACTGATGCTGACAGAAGGTTTCTTGCTGCAAAGGGAAGCGTTCCAATTGGTATTGGAAAGAATTCGCACATCAAGAGAGCCATTATTGACAAGAATGCTCGAATTGGTGACAATGTGaag ATCATTAATAGTGACAATGTGCAAGAAACTGCAAGGGAAACGGATGGATATTTCATAAAGAGTGGGATTGTGACAGTAATCAAGGATGCCTTAATTCCTAGTGGAACTGTAATCTGA